From the genome of Streptomyces sp. NBC_01260, one region includes:
- a CDS encoding non-ribosomal peptide synthetase produces the protein MSQPQADPALTAGVGVPAHVATYNDTAEDLPEGALHALFAAQAARTPEAVALVREDRSLTYRELDGAANALAHRLVTEGVRPGDAVGLLFDRSFAYVITVLAVLKSGGVYVPLDPRQPEERLSWILGNTEATLLVTDRAARETDFAADLSVLRLDDRSATAGSATTAPGITVHPDQPLYIMFTSGSSGTPKGVVNTHRNVVELALDPGFGAAAHERVLAYSPLPFDSSTYELWVPLLRGGLAVVLSAPKIDIGELAEAITRHEVTAAYFTTALFDAMAGEALDGLGQLREIWTGGDVLSGVALQRALDHCPDTTFVHVYGPTEATVFCSYQAFTPEVRTLDRLHLGIPMANTAMYVLDAELRHTAPGEAGELYVAGPHLAQGYGRLPALTAERFTADPYGPAGSRMYRTGDLAAWNEHGEVVFLGRADQQVKLRGNRIELGEIETVLVRHPSVAQAAVIVREDRPGDKRLVAYAVPAEPGVLDGAELLRHVGEHLVEYMVPSAVVPLGTLPLTPNGKLDRRALPAPRIGATPNGRAPRNPVEEVLCGLFAHSLGLPSIGIDDDFFAAGGHSLLATRLVSRVRTVLDVQLTLRQFFEYPTVALLAEYVATGGGESARPALTAQERPEPLPLSAAQQRLWFLDQLEGPSATYNIPLAVRVRGELDVAALESAFTDVAGRHESLRTVFGQAEGQSYQRILPADSVRVELPLTPATEDTVAALLTAESERIFDLAADLPFRARLFSLGEHEYVLLVVMHHIVSDGWSYQPLMRDLSTAYATRSRGERPAWEPLPAQYADYALWHRGVLGDPADRESVAARQLDYWQKQLADLPEEVTLPATRQRPAVASYRGATHTVHCSEAVHASLAELASESGASVFMVAQAAVSTLLSRSGAGHDIPLGSPIAGRTDQALDDLVGFFVNTLVLRTDTSGDPSFRELLTRAREADLAAWSHQDLPFDRLVEALNPDRSAARHPLFQVMLTLTDAATPTLVAGNLDTESEFTWLRFAKFDVTFSFAERRGADGRPGGLDITIEYATDLYDARSVELAGERLVRLLGAAASAPDVPVGDLELLSGGERGLLLGEWSGAVTGSPVGGLGSLFAAQVARTPDAVAVVGEGCELSYREVDALANRAARVLMGEGVRPGGRVALFLERSVSAVVMTLAVVKAGGVYVPLDTRYPAERVELIVGQSGVSHVVTDRDAGSLVVPAGVRVLGPVVGGEGDASDPSVAVHADQPVYAMFTSGSTGVPKGVAVTHRNVADLAGQTMYANGHHGRVLFHSAMAFDASTYEMWVPWLNGGTLVIAPAGHLDAVAYEGLIAEHGITALWLTAGLFRVMAEEVPEAFAGVREVWAGGDVVPPEAVRRVMDRCPELTVVNGYGPTETTTFATTHRIHRPLDYAGAIPIGEPLDNHRVYVLDEGLRLVAPGVPGELYIAGAGLAQGYLDRPSLTADRFVADPFGPSGTRMYRTGDLVRWNHEGSLEYLGRADQQVKLRGFRIELGEIETALTAHESVGQATVVVREDRPGDKRLVAYLVAADSVRIDTESVRRAMAGTLPDYMVPSAFVVLDEIPLTVNGKVDRRALPAPELGNDATGRAPRGPGEEVLCGLFAEVLGLTSVTIDDHFFHLGGHSLLATRLISRIRQTFGVQITVRDLFQGPTVAALAEYVEAGGEEAVQRPALREAVRPDRVPLSSAQQRLWFLHHLEGPSATYNIPLSLRLTGALDTQALQLSLTDLVVRHESLRTLFGMADDTAYQWQLPGAEVRVELPVIAADEDTLEAELGRHAARSFDLESELPFRAALFTLGAEEHVLLVVMHHIASDGWSTTPLLRDLTAAYTARTRGGAPAWEPLPVQYADYTLWQQELLAADGERQAEFWRTTLDGLPDEATLPADRPRPAVATYRGTTHGAHVPAALHDALTRLARETGSTLFMVAQAAVATALSRSGAGEDIPIGAPIAGRSEQSLDDLVGFFVNTLVLRTDLTGDPSFRELLTRVREADLAAWAHQDLPFDRLVEALNPERSTARHPLFQVVLTLQEAVTPSVELAGISAESGFTSLDISKFDLTFSFHEHRTADGSPDGLDIRVEYATDLYEAGTVEAVTDRLVRLLGDAVERPEIPVGELEFIGPDERHQLLEGWNGAVTGSCDDGLAELFTAQAARTPDAIALVDGDLELTYAELDADANRLARHLVGLGVRPESVVAVLMERSADLLTGLLAVVKAGGVYAPLNTADPDTRLSRILAETGATVLLTDKALADHPVVARTAAETVVLDGTADFAHLPSTPPALPAHPDQWLYVMFTSGSTGVPKGVAVTHRNVADLAAQTMYANGGHTRVLFHSPHTFDASTHEIWVPWLNGGAVVVAPPGYLDPGTLGGLLTERGISSLWLTAGLFRVMAEEVPEAFAGVREVWAGGDVVPPEAVRRVMDRCPELTVVNGYGPTETTTFATTHRIHRPLDYPGAIPIGEPLDNHRVYVVDEGLRLVPPGTPGELYIAGAGLARGYLGRPGMTAERFVADPFGAPGTRMYRTGDLVRWNNEGSVEYLGRADQQVKLRGFRIELGEVETALAAHESVGQATVVVREDRPGDKRLVAYLVATEGARIDVAELRGNVAAALPEYMVPSAFVVLDEIPLTTNGKVDRRALPAPQVAHATNGRAPRTPQEEVLCGLFAAVLGLPSVTIDDHFFHRGGHSVLGTRLISRIRRAFGVQLGVKDLFRNPTVLALSECVTAGSGELPRPALMPEERPEIIPLSSAQQRLWFLDQMEGPSATYNIPLALRLKGALDHRALELALTDLTTRHEGLRTVFPTHEGTPHQHVLPPATTDLPLIDTTEETLTARLADLSAATFDLAVQPPIRTHLLSLGEQEHILLVVIHHIASDGWSNGPLFRDLATAYEARTEGAAPAWEPLPVQYADYSLWQQRLLGSDKERQLDYWRTVLAELPEEATLPADRPRPATASNRGTTHTVHCPAGLHSSLTSLAQDTGSTLFMVAQAAVSTLLSRSGAGHDIPLGSPVAGRTDPALDDLVGFFVNTLVLRTDTSGDPSFRELLTRVREADLAAWSHQDLPFDRLVEALNPERTTARHPLFQVMLTVGDMSAEAPELPGLEAAYEFSKVEIAKFDLTFGFAERRGADGRPGGLDITIEYATDLYDARSVELAGERLVRLLGAAASAPDVPVGDLELLSGGERGLLLGEWSGAVTGSPVGGLGSLFAAQVARTPDAVAVVGEGCELSYREVDALANRAARVLMGEGVRPGGRVALFLERSVSAVVMTLAVVKAGGVYVPLDTRYPAERVELIVGQSGVSHVVTDRDAGSLVVPAGVRVLGPVVGGEGDASDPSVAVHADQPVYAMFTSGSTGVPKGVAVTHRNVADLAGQTMYANGHHGRVLFHSAMAFDASTYEMWVPWLNGGTLVIAPAGHLDAVAYEGLIAEHGITALWLTAGLFRVMAEEVPEAFAGVREVWAGGDVVPPEAVRRVMDRCPELTVVNGYGPTETTTFATTHRIHRPLDYPGAIPIGEPLDNHRVYVLDEGLRLVAPGVPGELYIAGAGLAQGYLDRPSLTADRFVADPFGSSGTRMYRTGDLVRWNHEGSLEYLGRADQQVKLRGFRIEPGEIETVLVGQPGVAQATVVVREDRPGDKRLVAYLTAADGERVEPGDVQRQVSGLLPDYMVPSAFVVLDEIPLTVNGKVDRRALPAPQIVNDATGRAPRTAKEEVLCGLFAEVLGLTSVTIDDHFFHLGGHSLLATRLAGRIRTVLGVELSVATLFENPIVATLVEKLDGAAAARPKLRPMRRMGVTK, from the coding sequence ATGTCCCAGCCGCAAGCAGACCCAGCCCTCACCGCCGGCGTCGGCGTTCCCGCGCACGTCGCCACGTACAACGACACGGCAGAGGACCTTCCCGAGGGTGCGCTGCACGCTCTCTTCGCCGCCCAGGCCGCCCGTACCCCGGAGGCCGTCGCGCTCGTCCGCGAGGACCGCAGTCTCACCTACCGGGAGCTGGACGGAGCGGCCAACGCCCTCGCACACCGGCTCGTCACCGAGGGCGTACGGCCCGGCGACGCCGTCGGCCTCCTCTTCGACCGCTCGTTCGCCTACGTCATCACGGTCCTCGCCGTGCTGAAGAGCGGCGGCGTGTACGTACCCCTGGACCCCCGCCAGCCCGAGGAGCGTCTCAGCTGGATCCTCGGCAACACCGAGGCCACCCTGCTGGTGACCGACCGTGCGGCCCGGGAGACGGACTTCGCCGCGGACCTGTCCGTCCTGCGGCTCGACGACCGGAGCGCCACGGCCGGCAGCGCGACCACGGCACCCGGCATCACGGTCCACCCCGACCAGCCGCTGTACATCATGTTCACCTCCGGCTCCAGCGGCACCCCCAAGGGCGTCGTCAACACCCACCGCAACGTCGTCGAACTGGCCCTGGACCCGGGCTTCGGCGCCGCGGCCCACGAGCGGGTGCTCGCCTACTCGCCGCTGCCCTTCGACTCCTCCACCTACGAGCTGTGGGTTCCCCTGCTGCGCGGCGGACTGGCCGTCGTGCTGTCCGCCCCGAAGATCGACATCGGCGAACTGGCCGAGGCCATCACCCGCCACGAGGTGACCGCCGCCTACTTCACGACCGCCCTCTTCGACGCCATGGCCGGCGAGGCGCTCGACGGGCTGGGGCAGCTGCGCGAGATCTGGACCGGCGGCGACGTCCTGTCCGGCGTCGCCCTCCAACGGGCCCTGGACCACTGCCCGGACACCACGTTCGTGCACGTCTACGGTCCCACCGAGGCGACCGTCTTCTGCAGCTACCAGGCCTTCACCCCCGAGGTGCGCACCCTCGACCGGCTCCACCTCGGCATCCCGATGGCGAACACCGCCATGTACGTCCTGGACGCCGAACTGCGCCACACCGCCCCCGGCGAAGCCGGTGAGCTCTACGTCGCTGGACCGCACCTCGCCCAGGGCTACGGCCGGCTGCCGGCCCTGACGGCCGAGCGGTTCACCGCCGACCCGTACGGACCGGCCGGCAGCCGCATGTACCGCACCGGCGACCTGGCCGCCTGGAACGAGCACGGCGAGGTCGTCTTCCTGGGCCGCGCGGACCAGCAGGTCAAGCTCCGCGGCAACCGCATCGAACTCGGCGAGATCGAGACCGTGCTGGTCCGCCACCCCTCCGTCGCCCAGGCCGCGGTCATCGTCCGCGAGGACCGGCCCGGCGACAAGCGCCTGGTGGCCTACGCCGTACCCGCCGAGCCGGGGGTCCTGGACGGAGCCGAACTGCTCCGCCACGTGGGCGAACACCTCGTCGAGTACATGGTGCCCTCCGCGGTCGTCCCACTCGGCACCCTGCCGCTGACCCCGAACGGCAAGCTGGACCGGCGCGCGCTGCCCGCCCCCCGCATCGGCGCGACCCCCAACGGCCGGGCCCCGCGCAACCCCGTCGAGGAGGTCCTCTGCGGGCTGTTCGCCCACTCCCTCGGCCTGCCGTCGATCGGCATCGACGACGACTTCTTCGCCGCCGGCGGCCACTCACTGCTCGCCACCCGGCTGGTGAGCCGGGTGCGCACCGTCCTCGACGTCCAGCTGACACTGCGGCAGTTCTTCGAGTACCCGACCGTGGCCCTGCTCGCGGAGTACGTCGCCACCGGCGGCGGCGAGTCCGCCCGCCCGGCCCTGACGGCCCAGGAGCGGCCCGAACCGCTGCCGCTCTCGGCGGCCCAGCAGCGGCTCTGGTTCCTCGACCAACTGGAGGGCCCGTCGGCGACGTACAACATCCCGCTCGCCGTCCGGGTACGTGGCGAACTCGACGTAGCGGCCCTGGAATCGGCCTTCACCGATGTCGCGGGACGGCACGAGAGCCTGCGCACCGTGTTCGGCCAGGCCGAGGGTCAGAGCTACCAGCGGATCCTGCCGGCCGACAGCGTCCGGGTCGAGCTCCCCCTCACCCCGGCCACCGAGGACACCGTCGCCGCGCTGCTCACCGCCGAGTCCGAGCGCATCTTCGACCTGGCGGCCGATCTGCCCTTCCGCGCACGGCTGTTCAGCCTCGGTGAGCACGAGTACGTCCTCCTGGTGGTCATGCACCACATCGTCTCCGACGGCTGGTCCTACCAGCCGCTCATGCGCGACCTGAGCACCGCGTACGCGACCCGCTCGCGCGGCGAGCGCCCCGCCTGGGAGCCGCTGCCCGCCCAGTACGCGGACTACGCACTCTGGCACCGCGGCGTACTCGGTGACCCCGCGGACCGGGAGAGCGTCGCCGCACGCCAACTCGACTACTGGCAGAAGCAATTGGCCGACCTCCCGGAGGAAGTCACCCTGCCTGCCACCCGGCAGCGGCCGGCCGTCGCCTCCTACCGCGGTGCCACGCACACCGTGCACTGCTCCGAGGCCGTCCACGCCTCGCTCGCGGAGCTGGCGAGCGAGTCGGGCGCCTCGGTGTTCATGGTGGCCCAGGCGGCGGTGTCGACCCTGCTGTCGCGGTCCGGTGCCGGGCACGACATCCCGCTCGGCTCACCGATCGCCGGCCGGACGGATCAGGCGCTCGACGATCTCGTCGGGTTCTTCGTGAACACGCTGGTGCTGCGGACCGACACCAGTGGTGACCCGAGTTTCCGGGAGCTGCTGACCCGGGCCCGGGAGGCCGACCTGGCGGCCTGGAGCCACCAGGACCTGCCCTTCGACCGGCTGGTGGAGGCCCTCAACCCGGACCGCTCGGCAGCCCGGCACCCCCTGTTCCAGGTCATGCTGACGCTGACCGACGCTGCCACACCGACACTCGTCGCCGGGAACCTGGACACCGAGTCGGAGTTCACCTGGCTGCGATTCGCCAAGTTCGACGTGACGTTCTCGTTCGCGGAGCGTCGTGGGGCGGACGGGCGGCCGGGTGGGTTGGACATCACGATCGAGTATGCGACGGATTTGTATGACGCGCGGTCGGTGGAGTTGGCGGGTGAGCGGTTGGTGCGGTTGCTGGGTGCTGCGGCGTCGGCTCCGGATGTGCCGGTGGGTGATTTGGAGCTGTTGTCGGGGGGTGAGCGTGGGTTGTTGTTGGGGGAGTGGTCGGGTGCGGTGACCGGTTCTCCTGTGGGGGGTCTTGGGTCGTTGTTCGCGGCGCAGGTGGCGCGGACGCCGGATGCGGTGGCGGTGGTGGGGGAGGGGTGTGAGCTTTCCTACCGTGAGGTGGATGCGTTGGCGAACCGTGCGGCGCGGGTGCTGATGGGTGAGGGTGTGCGGCCGGGTGGTCGGGTGGCGTTGTTCCTGGAGCGCTCGGTGAGTGCTGTGGTGATGACGTTGGCGGTGGTGAAGGCGGGTGGGGTGTATGTGCCGTTGGATACCCGGTATCCGGCTGAGCGGGTGGAGTTGATTGTTGGTCAGTCGGGTGTGTCGCATGTGGTGACGGATCGGGATGCGGGTTCGTTGGTGGTGCCGGCGGGTGTGCGGGTGCTGGGTCCGGTGGTGGGTGGTGAGGGTGATGCCTCGGATCCTTCGGTTGCGGTGCATGCGGATCAGCCGGTGTATGCGATGTTCACGTCGGGTTCGACGGGCGTGCCGAAGGGTGTCGCGGTCACGCATCGCAATGTCGCCGACTTGGCCGGGCAGACGATGTACGCGAACGGTCATCACGGGCGGGTGCTGTTCCACTCGGCGATGGCGTTCGACGCCTCCACGTACGAGATGTGGGTGCCGTGGCTGAACGGCGGCACACTTGTCATCGCTCCCGCAGGACACCTCGACGCAGTGGCGTACGAGGGGCTGATCGCCGAACACGGGATCACCGCTCTCTGGTTGACGGCCGGGTTGTTCCGGGTGATGGCGGAGGAGGTTCCGGAGGCGTTCGCCGGGGTGCGTGAGGTGTGGGCCGGTGGTGATGTGGTGCCGCCGGAGGCGGTACGCCGTGTGATGGACCGGTGCCCGGAGCTCACGGTGGTCAACGGCTACGGTCCGACGGAGACCACCACCTTCGCCACCACGCACCGTATTCACCGTCCCTTGGACTACGCGGGTGCCATTCCCATCGGGGAGCCCCTGGACAATCACCGGGTCTACGTTCTGGACGAGGGGCTGCGGCTGGTTGCTCCGGGTGTTCCCGGTGAGTTGTACATCGCGGGGGCCGGCCTGGCGCAGGGGTATCTGGACCGCCCCTCGCTGACCGCGGACCGCTTCGTCGCGGACCCGTTCGGTCCCTCCGGGACGCGGATGTATCGCACCGGTGACCTCGTCCGGTGGAACCACGAAGGGTCCCTCGAGTACCTCGGCCGCGCCGACCAGCAGGTCAAACTCCGCGGCTTCCGCATCGAACTCGGCGAGATCGAGACGGCGTTGACCGCCCACGAGAGTGTGGGTCAGGCGACTGTCGTGGTCCGGGAGGACCGGCCCGGCGACAAGCGCCTCGTCGCCTACCTCGTCGCCGCCGACAGCGTCCGGATCGACACCGAGTCCGTGCGCCGCGCCATGGCCGGCACGCTCCCCGACTACATGGTCCCCTCCGCCTTCGTCGTCCTCGACGAGATCCCGCTCACCGTCAACGGCAAGGTCGACCGACGCGCCCTGCCCGCACCGGAGCTGGGTAACGACGCCACCGGGCGCGCACCCCGTGGGCCGGGCGAGGAGGTCCTGTGCGGTCTCTTCGCGGAGGTCCTCGGACTGACCTCGGTCACCATCGACGACCACTTCTTCCACCTCGGCGGGCACTCCCTGCTCGCCACCCGCCTCATCAGCCGCATCCGGCAGACCTTCGGCGTCCAGATCACGGTCAGGGACCTCTTCCAGGGCCCGACAGTGGCCGCACTGGCCGAGTACGTCGAAGCGGGCGGCGAGGAGGCCGTGCAACGCCCGGCTCTGCGGGAGGCAGTGCGGCCGGATCGGGTGCCGCTCTCCTCGGCCCAGCAGCGCCTCTGGTTCCTCCACCACCTGGAGGGGCCGTCGGCGACGTACAACATTCCGCTGTCCCTGCGCCTCACGGGCGCACTCGACACGCAAGCCCTCCAGCTCTCCCTCACCGACCTGGTCGTGCGGCACGAGTCGCTGCGCACCCTCTTCGGGATGGCGGACGACACCGCCTACCAGTGGCAGCTCCCGGGCGCCGAGGTCCGGGTGGAACTGCCCGTCATCGCGGCGGACGAGGACACGCTGGAGGCGGAACTCGGCCGGCACGCCGCGCGAAGCTTCGATCTCGAATCCGAACTGCCCTTCCGGGCCGCCCTCTTCACACTCGGGGCCGAGGAACACGTCCTGCTGGTGGTGATGCACCACATCGCCTCCGACGGCTGGTCCACCACCCCGCTGCTGCGGGACCTCACGGCCGCCTACACGGCGCGCACCCGGGGTGGCGCCCCCGCGTGGGAGCCGCTGCCGGTCCAGTACGCCGACTACACCCTCTGGCAGCAGGAACTGCTCGCGGCGGACGGTGAGCGGCAGGCGGAGTTCTGGCGCACCACGCTGGACGGGCTGCCCGACGAGGCCACCCTGCCGGCCGACCGCCCCCGCCCCGCGGTGGCCACCTACCGCGGCACCACCCACGGCGCCCACGTTCCCGCGGCGTTGCACGACGCGCTGACACGGCTGGCCCGGGAGACCGGCAGCACGCTGTTCATGGTGGCCCAGGCCGCCGTCGCCACCGCGCTGTCCCGCTCCGGCGCCGGGGAGGACATCCCGATCGGCGCCCCGATCGCGGGCCGCTCGGAGCAGTCCCTCGACGACCTGGTCGGCTTCTTCGTCAACACCCTGGTGCTGCGTACGGATCTCACGGGCGACCCGAGCTTCCGTGAACTGCTGACCCGGGTCCGGGAAGCCGATCTCGCGGCCTGGGCCCACCAGGACCTGCCCTTCGACCGGTTGGTGGAGGCCCTCAACCCCGAGCGATCCACCGCCCGGCACCCGCTCTTCCAGGTGGTCCTCACCCTTCAGGAAGCCGTCACCCCCTCCGTCGAACTCGCGGGAATCTCGGCCGAGTCGGGCTTCACGTCGTTGGACATCTCCAAGTTCGACCTGACCTTCTCCTTCCACGAGCACCGCACGGCGGACGGCAGCCCGGACGGGCTGGACATCAGGGTCGAGTACGCCACCGACCTGTACGAAGCCGGCACCGTCGAGGCAGTCACCGACCGGCTGGTCCGGCTGCTGGGCGACGCCGTCGAACGCCCCGAGATCCCGGTCGGTGAGCTGGAGTTCATCGGACCGGACGAGCGACACCAGCTGCTGGAGGGATGGAACGGCGCGGTCACCGGCTCCTGCGACGACGGGCTCGCGGAGCTGTTCACCGCGCAGGCCGCCCGCACCCCGGACGCGATCGCCCTGGTCGACGGCGACCTGGAACTGACCTATGCGGAACTGGACGCGGACGCCAACCGGCTGGCCCGCCACCTGGTGGGCCTCGGCGTCCGGCCGGAGAGCGTCGTCGCCGTCCTGATGGAGCGGTCGGCGGACCTGCTCACCGGGCTCCTCGCGGTCGTCAAGGCCGGAGGTGTCTACGCCCCGCTCAACACCGCGGACCCCGACACCCGCTTGTCGCGGATCCTCGCCGAGACCGGGGCGACGGTCCTGCTCACCGACAAGGCGCTGGCCGATCACCCGGTCGTCGCCCGGACCGCCGCCGAGACCGTCGTGCTCGACGGAACCGCGGACTTCGCCCACCTCCCGTCGACGCCCCCGGCACTGCCGGCCCATCCCGACCAGTGGCTGTACGTGATGTTCACGTCGGGCTCGACGGGCGTCCCGAAGGGCGTCGCGGTCACCCACCGCAATGTCGCGGATCTGGCCGCGCAGACGATGTACGCGAACGGCGGCCACACCCGGGTGCTCTTCCACTCGCCGCACACCTTCGACGCCTCGACGCACGAGATCTGGGTGCCGTGGCTGAACGGGGGCGCGGTCGTGGTCGCACCCCCGGGCTACCTCGACCCCGGGACCCTGGGCGGGCTGCTGACCGAGCGCGGAATCAGCTCACTCTGGTTGACGGCCGGGTTGTTCCGGGTGATGGCGGAGGAGGTTCCGGAGGCGTTCGCCGGGGTGCGTGAGGTGTGGGCCGGTGGTGACGTGGTTCCGCCCGAGGCGGTACGCCGCGTCATGGACCGCTGCCCGGAGCTCACGGTCGTCAACGGCTACGGTCCGACGGAGACCACCACCTTCGCCACCACCCACCGCATCCACCGCCCCCTCGACTACCCGGGCGCCATCCCCATCGGCGAGCCACTCGACAACCACCGGGTCTACGTGGTGGACGAGGGACTGCGGCTCGTGCCCCCGGGTACCCCCGGCGAGCTGTACATCGCCGGTGCCGGCCTCGCCCGTGGCTACCTCGGCCGGCCGGGCATGACGGCGGAGCGCTTCGTCGCGGACCCGTTCGGTGCGCCCGGGACGCGGATGTACCGGACGGGCGACCTCGTCCGCTGGAACAATGAGGGATCAGTCGAGTACCTCGGCCGCGCCGACCAGCAGGTCAAGCTCCGCGGCTTCCGCATCGAACTCGGCGAGGTCGAGACGGCGTTGGCCGCCCACGAGAGTGTGGGGCAGGCGACCGTCGTGGTCCGGGAGGACCGGCCCGGCGACAAGCGCCTGGTCGCCTACCTCGTCGCCACCGAAGGCGCCAGGATCGATGTGGCCGAACTGCGGGGGAACGTCGCGGCAGCCCTGCCCGAGTACATGGTCCCGTCCGCCTTCGTCGTCCTCGACGAAATCCCCCTCACCACCAACGGCAAGGTGGACCGACGCGCCCTGCCCGCGCCCCAGGTCGCCCACGCCACCAACGGGCGCGCGCCGCGCACACCGCAGGAAGAAGTGCTCTGCGGTCTCTTCGCGGCCGTTCTCGGACTGCCGTCGGTCACCATCGACGACCACTTCTTCCACCGGGGCGGCCACTCGGTGCTGGGCACCCGGCTGATCAGCCGCATCCGGCGGGCGTTCGGCGTCCAGCTCGGCGTGAAGGACCTGTTCCGCAACCCGACGGTGCTCGCCCTCTCGGAGTGCGTCACCGCGGGCAGCGGCGAACTGCCCCGGCCGGCCCTGATGCCCGAGGAGCGGCCGGAGATCATTCCGCTCTCCTCGGCCCAGCAGCGGCTGTGGTTCCTCGACCAGATGGAAGGCCCGTCCGCCACCTACAACATCCCCCTCGCCCTGCGCCTCAAGGGCGCCCTCGATCACCGGGCCCTCGAACTGGCCCTCACCGACCTCACCACCCGACACGAAGGCCTGCGCACCGTCTTCCCCACCCACGAGGGCACCCCCCACCAGCACGTCCTGCCCCCGGCCACCACCGATCTCCCGTTGATCGACACCACCGAGGAGACGCTCACCGCGCGACTGGCCGACCTCTCGGCGGCCACCTTCGACCTGGCCGTCCAGCCCCCCATCCGCACCCATCTGCTCTCGCTCGGCGAGCAGGAGCACATCCTGCTGGTGGTCATCCACCACATCGCCTCCGACGGCTGGTCCAACGGACCGCTCTTCCGCGACCTGGCCACCGCCTACGAGGCCCGCACCGAGGGCGCCGCCCCGGCGTGGGAGCCGCTGCCGGTCCAGTACGCCGACTACTCCCTCTGGCAGCAACGGCTCCTGGGCAGTGACAAGGAGCGCCAACTCGACTACTGGCGCACCGTATTGGCCGAACTGCCGGAGGAGGCCACGCTCCCGGCCGACCGGCCCAGGCCGGCCACCGCGTCCAACCGGGGCACCACCCACACCGTGCACTGCCCGGCCGGCCTGCACAGCTCACTCACCTCGCTGGCCCAGGACACCGGCAGCACCCTGTTCATGGTGGCCCAGGCGGCGGTGTCGACCCTGCTGTCGCGGTCCGGTGCCGGGCACGACATCCCGCTCGGCTCACCCGTCGCCGGACGCACCGACCCGGCCCTCGACGACCTCGTCGGGTTCTTCGTGAACACGCTGGTGCTGCGGACCGACACCAGCGGTGACCCGAGCTTCCGGGAGCTGCTGACCCGGGTCCGGGAGGCCGACCTGGCGGCCTGGAGCCACCAGGACCTGCCCTTCGACCGGCTGGTGGAGGCCCTCAACCCCGAGCGCACCACCGCCCGGCACCCCCTCTTCCAGGTCATGCTCACCGTCGGCGACATGTCGGCCGAGGCCCCCGAACTCCCGGGGCTGGAAGCGGCGTACGAGTTCTCCAAGGTGGAGATCGCCAAGTTCGACCTGACCTTCGGCTTCGCGGAGCGTCGTGGGGCGGACGGGCGGCCGGGTGGGTTGGACATCACGATCGAGTATGCGACGGATTTGTATGACGCGCGGTCGGTGGAGTTGGCGGGTGAGCGGTTGGTGCGGTTGCTGGGTGCTGCGGCGTCGGCTCCGGATGTGCCGGTGGGTGATTTGGAGCTGTTGTCGGGGGGTGAGCGTGGGTTGTTGTTGGGGGAGTGGTCGGGTGCGGTGACCGGTTCTCCTGTGGGGGGTCTTGGGTCGTTGTTCGCGGCGCAGGTGGCGCGGACGCCGGATGCGGTGGCGGTGGTGGGGGAGGGGTGTGAGCTTTCCTACCGTGAGGTGGATGCGTTGGCGAACCGTGCGGCGCGGGTGCTGATGGGTGAGGGTGTGCGGCCGGGTGGTCGGGTGGCGTTGTTCCTGGAGCGCTCGGTGAGTGCTGTGGTGATGACGTTGGCGGTGGTGAAGGCGGGTGGGGTGTATGTGCCGTTGGATACCCGGTATCCGGCTGAGCGGGTGGAGTTGATTGTTGGTCAGTCGGGTGTGTCGCATGTGGTGACGGATCGGGATGCGGGTTCGTTGGTGGTGCCGGCGGGTGTGCGGGTGCTGGGTCCGGTGGTGGGTGGTGAGGGTGATGCCTCGGATCCTTCGGTTGCGGTGCATGCGGATCAGCCGGTGTATGCGATGTTCACGTCGGGTTCGACGGGCGTGCCGAAGGGTGTCGCGGTCACGCATCGCAATGTCGCCGACTTGGCCGGGCAGACGATGTACGCGAACGGTCATCACGGGCGGGTGCTGTTCCACTCGGCGATGGCGTTCGACGCCTCCACGTACGAGATGTGGGTGCCGTGGCTGAACGGCGGCACACTTGTCATCGCTCCCGCAGGACACCTCGACGCAGTGGCGTACGAGGGGCTGATCGCCGAACACGGGATCACCGCTCTCTGGTTGACGGCCGGGTTGTTCCGCGTCATGGCGGAGGAGGTTCCGGAGGCGTTCGCCGGGGTGCGTGAGGTGTGGGCCGGTGGTGATGTGGTGCCGCCGGAGGCGGTACGCCGTGTCATGGACCGCTGCCCGGAGCTCACCGTGGTCAACGGCTACGGTCCGACGGAGACCACCACCTTCGCCACCACCCACCGCATCCACCGCCCCCTCGACTACCCGGGTGCCATTCCCATCGGGGAGCCCCTGGACAACCACCGGGTCTACGTTCTGGACGAGGGGCTGCGGCTGGTTGCTCCGGGTGTTCCCGGTGAGTTGTACATCGCGGGGGCCGGCCTGGCGCAGGGGTATCTGGACCGCCCCTCGCTGACCGCGGACCGCTTCGTCGCGGACCCGTTCGGTTCCTCCGGGACGCGGATGTATCGCACCGGTGACCTCGTCCGGTGGAACCACGAAGGGTCCCTCGAGTACCTCGGCCGTGCCGACCAGCAGGTCAAACTCCGCGGCTTCCGCATCGAACCGGGCGAGATCGAGACCGTCCTCGTCGGGCAGCCGGGGGTGGCCCAGGCGACTGTCGTGGTCCGGGAGGACCGGCCCGGCGACAAGCGCCTCGTCGCCTACCTCACCGCGGCGGACGGCGAACGGGTGGAGCCCGGGGACGTACAGCGGCAGGTGTCCGGGCTGCTGCCCGACTACATGGTCCCCTCCGCCTTCGTCGTCCTCGACGAGATCCCGCTCACCGTCAACGGCAAGGTCGACCGACGCGCCCTGCCCGCACCGCAGATCGTCAACGATGCCACCGGGCGCGCACCGCGCACCGCCAAGGAAGAAGTCCTGTGCGGTCTCTTCGCGGAGGTCCTCGGACTGACCTCGGTCACCATTGACGACCACTTCTTCCACCTCGGCGGGCACTCGCTCCTCGCCACCCGGCTCGCGGGCCGGATCCGCACCGTACTCGGGGTCGAGCTCTCCGTGGCGACCCTCTTCGAAAACCCGATCGTGGCCACGCTCGTCGAGAAGCTCGACGGCGCCGCGGCCGCGCGGCCCAAACTTCGGCCGATGCGCCGGATGGGAGTGACCAAGTGA